The following proteins are co-located in the Malus sylvestris chromosome 13, drMalSylv7.2, whole genome shotgun sequence genome:
- the LOC126594949 gene encoding cytochrome P450 CYP749A22-like — protein sequence MVTLAVGGVAVTLSSLLCVVLVSVLVKVLHKLWWTPTRISKLMASQGIRGPPYRFIHGNTKQIATMRKEAMSKPKDLSHDILSVVQPHMHSWIMIYGKNYLQWHGTRAQFVITEPELCKEILNNKDRAYPKREVQGFVRKLLGDGLVSTTEGEKWGKLRKIANHAFHGESLKSMFSEMVASAETMLERWKDYDGKEIEVFGELKLFSSEVISRTAFGSSYIEGKNIFEMLNNIGFLIFKNALTIRIPGISKFLKTRDEIEAEKLEKAVHASIVEIVKKREEKAMTGGEDSFGSDFLGLLLKAYHDSNDDQRISVDDLVDECKTFYFAGQETANTLLAWTVFLLALHTDWQEEARKEVIQLFGNQTPNHDGIVKMKRMSMIINESLRLYTPPVSITRKVEREVRLGQLIVPANVDLVISTIAIHHDPQIWGKDVQLFKPDRFSEGVAKATNNNVGVFIPFGLGPRTCVGLNFATTEAKIALSMILQRFSFTLSPGYIHSPLHYLTCRPQHGVQVMLHSL from the exons ATGGTCACTCTGGCGGTGGGAGGGGTGGCAGTCACTCTCTCAAGCCTTCTGTGTGTGGTTCTCGTCTCCGTTCTGGTGAAGGTCCTTCACAAGCTATGGTGGACTCCCACTCGAATCTCGAAGTTGATGGCGTCGCAAGGTATCAGAGGCCCTCCTTACAGATTCATCCATGGAAACACCAAACAAATCGCCACCATGAGAAAAGAAGCCATGAGCAAGCCGAAGGATTTATCCCACGACATACTTTCCGTTGTTCAACCGCACATGCACTCTTGGATCATGATTTATG GGAAGAATTATCTACAGTGGCACGGTACTCGGGCTCAGTTTGTGATAACGGAGCCTGAGTTGTGCAAGGAGATACTGAATAACAAAGATAGAGCGTATCCGAAAAGAGAGGTCCAGGGCTTTGTGAGGAAGCTGTTGGGGGATGGGCTTGTCTCAACGACCGAGGGTGAAAAATGGGGGAAACTGCGAAAGATCGCGAACCATGCCTTCCATGGAGAGAgcttaaaa AGCATGTTTTCGGAAATGGTCGCGAGTGCCGAGACAATGCTTGAAAGGTGGAAAGATTATGATGGAAAAGAGATTGAGGTATTTGGAGAGCTTAAGCTGTTCAGTTCAGAAGTGATTTCAAGAACGGCGTTTGGAAGCAGCTATATTGAAGGAAAGAATATTTTCGAGATGTTGAATAATATCGGCTTCCTGATATTCAAAAATGCTCTCACAATCAGAATTCCCGGCATCAG CAAGTTTTTGAAAACTAGAGATGAGATTGAAGCAGAAAAACTTGAGAAAGCAGTACATGCCTCCATAGTAGAGATTGttaagaaaagagaagagaaggCTATGACCGGAGGAGAAGACAGCTTCGGAAGTGATTTTCTTGGATTACTTTTAAAGGCTTATCATGATTCCAATGACGACCAGAGGATTTCAGTGGATGATTTGGTCGACGAGTGCAAGACCTTTTACTTTGCTGGACAGGAAACCGCTAATACTTTACTCGCTTGGACTGTGTTTCTTCTGGCACTCCATACGGATTGGCAAGAGGAAGCAAGAAAGGAAGTCATACAGTTATTTGGTAACCAAACTCCGAATCACGATGGCATTGTAAAAATGAAAAGG ATGAGTATGATCATCAATGAGTCTCTAAGGTTATATACCCCTCCCGTTTCAATTACAAGGAAAGTTGAAAGGGAAGTTAGACTTGGACAGCTCATTGTTCCTGCTAATGTTGATTTAGTTATCTCGACCATAGCAATTCACCATGATCCTCAAATCTGGGGGAAAGATGTACAACTTTTCAAACCAGACAGATTCTCGGAAGGGGTTGCAAAAGCAACTAACAATAACGTAGGTGTATTCATACCCTTTGGACTGGGACCTCGAACGTGTGTGGGCTTGAATTTTGCAACCACTGAAGCAAAGATTGCGCTGTCGATGATTCTACAGCGTTTCTCCTTCACCCTGTCTCCAGGTTACATCCACTCGCCCTTGCATTATCTGACATGTCGTCCACAACATGGAGTTCAGGTAATGCTGCACTCACTTTGA
- the LOC126594950 gene encoding cytochrome P450 CYP749A22-like produces the protein MMSALGGQLVILPSFLCVFLVLLLIKIFHKLWWTPTRLQKLMALQGITGPPYRLIHGNTKEITDMIKEAMSRPKNLSHDVFSVVQPHIHSWTQIYGKNYLQWHGSKAQLIVTDPELCKEILNNKDRAYPKIETPYFDKKLFGDGLLTTTKPEKWAKLRKLATHAFHGESLKSMTPAMVASTETMLEKWKSYEGKEIEVFQEFRLFSSEVISRTAFGSNYIEGKTIFETLAKLGVLVFKNSLTIRVPVFSKFFKTSDEIEADKLEKGLRVSIMEIVKRREEKATGGEGSFGSDFLGLLLKAYHDTNDDQRISADELFELCKEFYLVAQETTNALLAWTVFLLALHTDWQEEVRKEVVDLFGKHTPNADGIAKLKTMSMVINESLRLYSPVATIIRKTEREVELGKVIVPANLELIVPNLALHHDPQIWGEDLQLFKPERFSEGVAKATDNNVGAFIPFGLGLRSCVGMNFTNIEAKIALSMILQRYSFTLSPGYVHLPFHYLTVRPKRGIQVMLHSL, from the exons ATGATGAGTGCTTTGGGAGGACAATTAGTCATTCTTCCAAGCTTTCTGTGTGTGTTCCTTGTCTTACTCCTCATCAAGATCTTTCATAAGCTATGGTGGACTCCGACTCGATTGCAGAAGCTGATGGCTTTGCAGGGGATCACAGGCCCTCCTTACAGACTTATCCATGGAAACACGAAAGAAATCACCGACATGATCAAGGAAGCAATGAGCAGGCCGAAAAATTTATCACACGACGTATTTTCTGTAGTTCAACCTCACATTCACTCTTGGACTCAGATATACG GTAAGAATTATCTTCAATGGCATGGTTCTAAGGCTCAGTTGATCGTTACGGATCCTGAATTATGCAAAGAGATATTGAACAACAAAGATAGAGCTTATCCGAAAATAGAGACCCCTTACTTTGACAAGAAGCTATTCGGAGATGGCCTTCTGACAACAACTAAACCTGAAAAATGGGCGAAATTGCGAAAGCTGGCTACCCATGCTTTCCATGGAGAGAgcttaaaa AGTATGACTCCAGCAATGGTAGCTAGTACTGAGACAATGCTGGAGAAGTGGAAAAGTTATGAAGGAAAAGAGATTGAGGTTTTTCAAGAGTTTAGGTTGTTCAGTTCGGAAGTGATCTCCAGAACAGCATTCGGCAGCAATTATATCGAAGGAAAGACCATTTTCGAGACGCTGGCGAAGTTAGGCGTCTTAGTGTTCAAAAATTCTCTCACAATCAGGGTTCCCGTATTCAG TAAGTTTTTCAAAACCAGTGATGAGATCGAAGCAGACAAGCTAGAGAAAGGACTGCGCGTCTCCATAATGGAGATTGttaagagaagagaagagaaggccACCGGAGGAGAAGGCAGCTTTGGGAGTGATTTTCTTGGATTACTTTTAAAGGCTTATCATGATACGAATGACGACCAGAGGATATCGGCGGATGAATTATTTGAACTATGCAAGGAGTTTTACCTTGTTGCACAAGAAACCACTAATGCTTTGCTTGCTTGGACTGTCTTTCTTTTGGCGCTCCACACGGATTGGCAAGAAGAAGTGAGAAAGGAGGTTGTGGATTTATTTGGCAAACACACTCCGAATGCTGATGGAATTGCCAAACTGAAAACG ATGAGTATGGTGATCAATGAGTCTCTAAGGTTATATTCTCCTGTTGCTACTATTATAAGGAAAACCGAAAGGGAAGTTGAACTTGGAAAAGTCATTGTGCCCGCAAATCTCGAACTGATTGTCCCAAATCTAGCACTCCACCATGATCCTCAAATATGGGGAGAAGACCTGCAACTTTTCAAACCCGAGAGATTCTCTGAAGGGGTTGCTAAAGCAACTGACAACAATGTAGGCGCTTTCATACCGTTTGGATTGGGTCTTCGAAGCTGCGTGGGCATGAATTTTACAAATATAGAAGCAAAGATTGCTTTGTCAATGATTCTACAGCGATACTCCTTCACCCTTTCCCCGGGTTATGTCCACCTACCCTTTCATTATCTTACAGTCCGTCCGAAACGTGGAATTCAGGTAATGCTACACTCACTTTGA